A genome region from Calliopsis andreniformis isolate RMS-2024a chromosome 2, iyCalAndr_principal, whole genome shotgun sequence includes the following:
- the LOC143188389 gene encoding uncharacterized protein LOC143188389 isoform X3, translating into MRDELSKIIPKPPIEQDNETLWLLQPNVFDLKTACNNYLAIEDATSVQYKHIFSTKISDLNNSQKSQIVSSRNIKHTQESAVKYELSGNEMCNLKTSYCTQNTSNGSDQMFSVKRRGKFKKHKKSKLKPGEIILIDLTKDDESLRIGKSKNQKRKCKRRLEWLKMMKKKFKDQKQVNNEVKCRNEVEIADAHSTENSENSVDNVCLEDLPISDNKVSESTESCTSVEQETLQDNTHSHSQILHDYICNKKNKQLKCMFQHKECDNCVLSLKQNNMQHKRVLSLLKLLNVVEQNIKEPKAILDLFRETSEQNIISSQHTPFYRNTTDETSEIDTQGKEELFSQPKSSIETILLSKECQSSIINTESIKQELPTSTNCNMMEADNCQNAVYVQGDCRLQDFRSMNSNSSQVTEAVKQEVSHNVHECASCCKKTEAKPFFCHNRVFNATKSKDMTQNAIDDNSIDKKSICDKNIICMLSDLDKCMGVLNRIGEHIMTVHAEKQRLECSDKAEACAVSTTVSGDHIAEPTLGWAQSINPLTNSEKLNKILELYGKKEFLNICNMKDYYRYNEDPSMMLNMLKCESEIGRKKDLFSCGENHVTFFENKLSEDITSNHVKSKLEQSIKQENGECFDVAIDRLDDLNKHEILMTNNQAHTDEFFTYNLKNTNEEKSEDMYCESTLQNFSKKSDLTKAVDEFENIDILDSILNGDIIMEDEQEMLENSHSALMSPIDYDNSNNVLNCISEFVLQSEHTYLSENEEKYITSDIENSPTPLPEGSLGTTGILNSLLDFELTNMDSPSNDFMYSNVQAVNPRLIKKSFEKEILYKEEKLCVDENDVIDDGMNLLEFDLNTNGEETCEFPSPIKNLSSFSDQSNILVNSDNISPEMKESFPKCSLSSPVNKLSTDAVVEKSYIFRKEDSINEIQSLNNATNRASPNTCTSNVPSNRLINCTLSKQNDSPLSHKRTRMEIGTSSLPRKQSLDCNLLSSIDLMSCKTIALSQCEVLECKGSLKRRNIQKDIRRSCVGKQDYIKKHEVEINAQSKSSKRRLRCKRKTKEEKKVQEKESSIVQPNQNELSLRCSQLTVINPSNHQSSELPLSSFHMSYHQKSPHLVCTSKNMYKQLKCVGIQQLRNISQRKQQILLNIQRNSTMNTVFTEDSQMKNSEYIMEDNIMEDSKMLYEPVEKSHIPEDKDEINPIANKCVTELSNNIFVKTGTQWILQNTDTESSKFVKKQIAATDEKMPPKRKKLLPKFSSTLETNAVACSVNQQEAQKKYFGSARKGKFNMIIFTFRFTLNINYSRHLQLFSLLI; encoded by the exons ATGCGCGATGAGTTATCGAAGATTATACCGAAACCGCCTATAGAACAGGATAATGAAACTCTTTGGTTGTTACAACCAAATGTATTTGACCTGAAAACAGCATGCAATAATTATTTAGCAATTGAAGATGCAACATCTGTTCAGTATAAACATATTTTTTCAACAAAGATTTCTGATTTAAATAATTCTCAGAAATCACAG ATTGTTTCGTCACGTAATATAAAACATACTCAAGAATCTGCTGTAAAATATGAATTAAGTGGAAATGAAATGTGCAATTTAAAAACTAGTTACTGTACTCAAAATACTTCCAATGGATCAGATCAGATGTTCTCAGTAAAAAGAAGGGGTAAATTCAAAAAGCAtaaaaaatcaaaattaaaacctggagaaataatattaattgatTTAACTAAGGATGACGAAAGTTTAAGGATAGGTAAAAGTAAAAATCAGAAGAGAAAATGCAAGAGAAGATTAGAATGGTTAAAAATGATGAAGAAAAAATTTAAAGATCAAAAACAAGTTAATAATGAAGTAAAGTGCAGAAATGAAGTGGAAATTGCAGATGCACATAGCACTGAAAACTCTGAAAATTCTGTGGATAATGTCTGTTTAGAAGATTTACCAATTTCGGACAATAAAGTTAGCGAGAGTACAGAAAGTTGTACTTCAGTGGAACAGGAAACACTTCAAGATAATACTCATAGTCATTCTCAAATCCTGCACGATTACATATGCAacaaaaaaaataaacaattaaAGTGCATGTTTCAGCATAAAGAATGTGATAACTGTGTTTTATCACTGAAACAAAACAATATGCAACATAAAAGAGTTTTATCGTTATTAAAGCTTTTGAATGTTGTCGAACAGAATATTAAAGAACCAAAAGCTATATTAGACCTATTTAGAGAAACTAGCGAACAGAATATAATATCTTCTCAGCATACTCCATtttatagaaatacaacagatgaaACTAGTGAAATAGACACTCAGGGTAAGGAAGAATTATTTTCCCAACCAAAAAGTTCCATAGAGACAATACTCTTGTCAAAGGAGTGCCAAAGTAGTATTATAAATACAGAGTCCATAAAGCAAGAGTTACCCACAAGTACAAATTGCAACATGATGGAAGCTGATAATTGTCAGAATGCAGTTTATGTACAGGGTGATTGTCGTTTACAAGATTTTAGATCTATGAACAGTAATAGTTCACAAGTAACAGAAGCTGTAAAACAAGAAGTCTCCCATAATGTTCACGAATGTGCAAGTTGTTGCAAAAAAACTGAAGCGAAGCCTTTCTTTTGCCATAATCGTGTATTTAATGCGACAAAGAGTAAAGACATGACGCAGAATGCAATAGATGATAACAGTATCGATAAGAAGTCAATTTgcgataaaaatataatatgcatGTTGAGTGATCTCGATAAGTGCATGGGCGTTTTAAATCGTATAGGTGAACATATAATGACTGTGCATGCAGAAAAGCAGCGACTTGAGTGTTCAGATAAAGCGGAAGCATGTGCTGTTTCTACTACAGTTTCTGGAGATCATATTGCAGAGCCAACGCTAGGTTGGGCACAGAGTATTAATCCATTGACGAATTCAGaaaagttaaataaaattttagaaTTATATGGTAAAAAGGAATTCTTGAACATATGCAATATGaaagattattatagatataatgaGGATCCCAGTATGATGTTAAATATGTTGAAATGTGAATCGGAAATTGGAAGAAAAAAAGATTTATTTTCTTGTGGAGAAAACCATGTTACTTTCTTTGAAAATAAACTATCTGAAGACATTACTTCTAATCATGTCAAGTCTAAATTAGAACAATCTATTAAACAGGAAAATGGTGAATGTTTTGATGTTGCAATAGATCGATTAGACGACTTAAATAAACATGAAATTTTAATGACAAATAATCAAGCACATACTGATGAATTTTTTACATATAACTTAAAAAATACTAATGAAGAAAAAAGTGAAGATATGTATTGTGAGTCTACGTTACAGAATTTCTCAAAAAAGTCAGATTTAACAAAAGCCGTAGATGAATTCGAAAATATTGATATTTTAGACAGTATCCTAAATGGAGATATAATAATGGAAGACGAACAAGAAATGTTAGAAAATTCACATTCCGCATTGATGTCACCAATCGATTATGATAACTCAAATAATGTATTAAATTGTATCTCAGAATTTGTGTTGCAATCAGAACATACTTATTTAagtgaaaatgaagaaaaatacaTTACATCAGATATAGAAAATTCTCCAACACCATTGCCTGAAGGAAGTCTTGGCACAACTGGAATATTGAATTCTTTATTAGATTTTGAATTGACAAATATGGATTCTCCCTCAAATGATTTCatgtattcaaatgttcaagcaGTTAATCCACGACTGATAAAAAAGAGTTTTGAAAAGGAAATATTGTATAAAGAAGAAAAATTGTGTGTCGATGAAAATGATGTTATTGACGATGGTATGAATTTATTAGAATTTGATTTGAATACTAATGGAGAAGAAACATGCGAATTTCCTTCGCCAATTAAAAATTTATCTTCTTTCTCTGATCAGTCAAATATTTTAGTCAATTCTGATAACATATCCCCCGAAATGAAAGAATCGTTTCCTAAATGCAGTCTTTCTAGTCCTGTTAATAAACTTAGTACCGACGCTGTGGTAGAGAAATCTTATATTTTTCGTAAAGAAGATTCTATTAATGAAATTCAGTCTCTCAACAATGCAACAAATCGTGCATCGCCTAATACTTGTACTTCCAATGTTCCATCGAACAGATTAATAAATTGTACATTGAGCAAGCAGAACGATTCTCCATTGTCCCACAAGCGCACTCGTATGGAAATAGGAACAAGTTCATTACCGAGGAAACAATCTTTAGACTGCAACCTACTGTCTTCCATAGATCTGATGTCATGTAAAACTATTGCACTTTCACAGTGTGAGGTTCTAGAATGCAAAGGCTCTCTGAAGAGAAGAAATATTCAGAAAGATATAAGACGCAGTTGTGTAGGAAAACAAGATTATATTAAGAAACATGAAGTGGAAATCAACGCACAGTCTAAATCGTCTAAACGGAGATTAAGATGTAAAAGGAAAACCAAAGAAGAGAAAAAAGTTCAAGAAAAAGAGTCATCCATTGTTCAGCCTAATCAGAATGAATTGAGTTTAAGATGTTCACAACTTACTGTCATTAATCCCTCAAACCACCAATCAAGTGAATTACCATTATCGTCATTTCATATGTCGTACCACCAAAAATCACCTCATCTTGTGTGCACTTCTAAGAATATGTATAAACAATTGAAATGTGTAGGCATTCAACAATTGAGGAATATATCTCAGAGAAAGcaacaaattttattaaacATTCAACGAAATTCTACAATGAATACTGTCTTCACGGAAGATTCACAAATGAAGAACTCTGAATACATCATGGAAGATAACATCATGGAAGATTCAAAAATGCTATATGAACCTGTAGAAAAATCTCACATACCAGAAGATAAAGATGAGATTAACCCCATAGCAAATAAATGTGTAACTGAATTGTCAAACAATATTTTTGTTAAGACTGGCACTCAATGGATATTGCAAAACACAGATACAGAATCATCGAAATTTGTTAAAAAGCAAATAGCTGCAACAGATGAGAAAATGCCTCCGAAAAGGAAGAAATTATTACCTAAATTCTCGTCGACTTTAGAAACAAATGCAGTTGCTTGTTCTGTGAATCAGCAAGAAGCACAAAAGAAATATTTTGGTTCTGCAAGAAAAGGTAAATTTAATATGATAATTTTTACATTTAGATTCACTCTAAACATCAACTATTCaagacatttacaattgttttcTCTTCTAATATAA